In Providencia rettgeri, the following proteins share a genomic window:
- a CDS encoding TusE/DsrC/DsvC family sulfur relay protein, producing MLVFNNQEIETDAQGYLLDSQQWSEDLIPLLAQQEDIEITNEHLEIIRFVRNFYLEFNTSPAIRMLVKAVSQQFGEEKGNSRYLYRLFPKGPAKQATKLAGLPKPVKCI from the coding sequence ATGTTGGTTTTTAATAATCAAGAAATAGAAACAGATGCACAAGGCTACCTGCTTGATAGCCAACAATGGAGTGAAGATTTAATCCCTTTACTCGCGCAGCAAGAAGATATTGAAATTACCAATGAACACCTGGAAATTATCCGTTTCGTCAGGAACTTCTACTTGGAATTTAATACCTCACCGGCTATTCGTATGTTGGTTAAAGCAGTTTCCCAGCAGTTTGGGGAAGAAAAAGGAAATAGCCGCTATTTATACCGGCTATTTCCAAAAGGCCCAGCTAAACAAGCCACTAAACTTGCTGGCCTGCCAAAACCGGTGAAATGTATTTAA